A stretch of Nonomuraea africana DNA encodes these proteins:
- a CDS encoding glycosyltransferase family 2 protein — translation MKVSVIVNVHNPGETADACIRSVLEQTLPPDDYEVIFVDDGSTDGIAERLDTIAAVRRNVRVLHLPHTRSAVRGRNVGVASARGDYVYLLDQCDRLTRGALEMMYERAVECDADVLIGRLVRDGGPPMAAFEANRARADVLRDKLLTLLTPHKLFRRAFLEEHRLGFAVPGGKVAEQAFSLRAYLAAKVVTVLAGEVCCHLGEQDEQPDDPPSVVITELHALLDLIDASTEEGSQRDRMYAHWFRTTVLRPFVGARFANSSVDRGAFFTTFRRLVLERFPERLDRHLPVHLRAVAVLLRAGRLDQLVSFANDWGRGGLRADLVDLCWMGAALDFGLEVEIYTHAGEPARFREEGDRLYWRPPGSVDATLLPEDVTDVTEEVERARIEVYVRQQETGDIYFVPVAGEIVRINERGRVRVQVHGRARIDVGTAAVGDSLPSGHWEVHVRMYGGAHRASARARSEGPLTCLGVLAERPRRRLVVPYWSDKGELGLCVEPKTFAESIALVSPSATVTKRDGHCYVVVPVPYVPPSGGPAMELVLRDPTRWGREVSAPALIEPGLPGKTPGQLVAKVPVKRIMPGKEHLGPGAWLTSLRLEDKETGLRFALEMRRGRIEVRPAAAVDPERNPLGRDTALRRLARRVPGARHAVRLARASTHRYLRA, via the coding sequence GTGAAGGTCAGTGTGATCGTGAATGTTCACAATCCAGGCGAGACCGCCGACGCATGCATCCGTTCCGTCCTGGAGCAGACGCTGCCACCGGACGACTATGAAGTGATCTTCGTGGACGACGGCTCCACGGACGGGATCGCCGAACGGCTCGACACGATCGCCGCCGTCCGGCGCAACGTGCGGGTCCTGCACCTGCCCCACACCCGCTCGGCGGTGCGCGGCCGCAACGTGGGCGTCGCCAGCGCCAGAGGCGACTACGTCTACCTGCTCGACCAGTGCGACAGGCTGACGCGCGGCGCACTGGAGATGATGTACGAGCGGGCCGTCGAGTGCGACGCCGACGTGCTGATCGGCAGGCTCGTGCGCGACGGCGGCCCGCCGATGGCGGCCTTCGAGGCCAACCGGGCGCGTGCCGACGTGCTGCGGGACAAGCTGCTCACCCTGCTCACCCCGCACAAGCTGTTCCGGCGGGCCTTCCTCGAGGAACACCGGCTGGGCTTCGCCGTACCCGGGGGGAAGGTGGCCGAGCAGGCGTTCTCGCTGCGCGCCTACCTCGCCGCCAAGGTGGTCACGGTGCTGGCCGGCGAGGTCTGCTGCCACCTCGGCGAGCAGGACGAACAGCCGGACGACCCGCCCTCGGTGGTGATCACCGAACTCCACGCGCTGCTCGACCTCATCGACGCGAGCACCGAGGAGGGCAGCCAGCGCGACCGGATGTACGCCCACTGGTTCCGCACCACCGTGCTGCGCCCGTTCGTGGGCGCGAGGTTCGCCAACTCCTCGGTGGACAGAGGGGCGTTCTTCACCACCTTCAGGAGGCTGGTCCTGGAGCGCTTCCCCGAGCGGCTCGACCGCCACCTGCCCGTGCATCTGCGGGCCGTGGCCGTCCTGCTCCGGGCGGGCCGCCTGGACCAGCTCGTCAGCTTCGCCAACGACTGGGGCAGGGGCGGCCTCAGGGCCGATCTCGTCGACCTGTGCTGGATGGGCGCCGCGCTGGACTTCGGCCTGGAGGTGGAGATCTACACGCACGCGGGCGAGCCCGCCCGCTTCCGCGAGGAGGGCGACCGCCTCTACTGGCGCCCGCCCGGCTCGGTCGACGCCACCCTGCTGCCCGAGGACGTCACCGACGTCACCGAAGAGGTCGAGCGCGCCCGCATCGAGGTCTACGTCAGGCAGCAGGAGACCGGAGACATCTACTTCGTCCCGGTGGCCGGCGAGATCGTGCGGATCAACGAGCGCGGCAGGGTGCGCGTCCAGGTGCACGGCAGGGCGCGCATCGACGTCGGCACCGCCGCGGTCGGCGACTCACTGCCCTCCGGGCACTGGGAGGTCCACGTCAGGATGTACGGCGGAGCGCACCGTGCCTCCGCCAGGGCCAGGTCGGAGGGTCCGCTGACCTGCCTCGGCGTGCTGGCCGAACGGCCGAGGAGGCGCCTGGTCGTGCCGTACTGGAGCGACAAGGGAGAGCTCGGGCTGTGCGTCGAGCCCAAGACGTTCGCCGAGTCGATCGCCCTGGTCTCACCCTCCGCGACCGTCACCAAGCGCGACGGCCACTGCTACGTGGTGGTGCCGGTGCCGTACGTGCCGCCGAGCGGGGGCCCCGCCATGGAGCTGGTGCTGCGCGACCCCACGCGCTGGGGCCGCGAGGTGAGCGCGCCGGCACTGATCGAGCCGGGCCTGCCGGGGAAGACGCCGGGTCAGCTGGTCGCCAAGGTGCCCGTCAAGCGGATCATGCCGGGCAAGGAGCACCTGGGACCCGGCGCGTGGCTGACGTCGCTGCGCCTCGAGGACAAGGAGACGGGGCTGCGTTTCGCTCTCGAGATGCGCCGCGGCAGGATCGAGGTCAGGCCGGCCGCCGCGGTCGACCCCGAACGCAACCCGCTGGGCCGCGACACGGCGCTGCGCAGGCTGGCCCGGCGCGTGCCAGGAGCACGGCACGCCGTACGGCTGGCACGGGCGAGCACGCACCGCTACCTGCGCGCCTGA
- a CDS encoding helix-turn-helix domain-containing protein: MDGSLAFLDLLAREASAVEFEGPILKARAEGASHQVIEELEEAKLRALKVRALLRRRARREAELSALYDTAGDLAGLRDLDAVLEAIVHRARQLLGTDTAYMTLHDPDRGDTFMRVTDGSISADFRALRLAMGAGLGGLVAQTATPYSTADYFADARFRHTAEIDHAVKEEGLVAILGVPLRLGRRVIGVLMAANRSARPFAQEEVSLLASLAAHAAVAIDNARLLQETRNALDELSHAHRIAREHSDAVERAALAHDRMTGLVLRGGGIEDVAAVVTEVLGGTLAVLDETGRPLVGEVEDGVLDQAVPGRTVRRGDLMISQSAPLCTLVLRSDDADERILERAALVCALLLLFRRSVAEAEGRVRGELLDDLISRAAEDPRGLTDRARRLGVDLSAPHLLVVARHDGQRERAAFWASSQAAVARGLAAARGQEVVLLLPGTDPGGTAQRVATELTASLGSPATAGAAGPITEPTHVPRAHREALRCAESLIALGRAGDGAGAAELGFVGLLIGEGRDVRAFVSATLGPVIDYDERRGTALLGTLAAYFASGGSPSRTAEAMHIHVNTVTQRLDRVARLLGDGWQEPERALEIQLALRLRHISAAGTVGPTPI; encoded by the coding sequence ATGGACGGCTCGCTAGCCTTCCTCGACCTGCTGGCCAGAGAGGCGTCGGCGGTCGAGTTCGAGGGCCCGATACTCAAGGCCAGGGCCGAGGGCGCCAGCCACCAGGTCATCGAGGAACTCGAAGAGGCCAAGCTGCGGGCACTCAAGGTCCGCGCGCTGCTGCGGCGCAGGGCCAGACGCGAGGCCGAGCTGAGCGCGCTCTACGACACCGCGGGCGACCTGGCGGGCCTGCGCGACCTCGACGCCGTGCTCGAGGCCATCGTGCACAGGGCCAGGCAGCTGCTCGGCACCGACACCGCCTACATGACGCTGCACGACCCCGACAGGGGCGACACCTTCATGCGGGTGACCGACGGCTCGATCTCGGCCGACTTCCGTGCGCTCAGGCTGGCGATGGGCGCGGGGCTCGGCGGCCTGGTGGCGCAGACGGCGACGCCGTACTCCACCGCCGACTACTTCGCCGACGCCCGCTTCAGGCACACCGCCGAGATCGACCACGCGGTCAAGGAGGAGGGCCTGGTCGCCATCCTCGGTGTGCCACTGCGGCTGGGACGCAGGGTGATCGGCGTGCTCATGGCCGCCAACCGCAGCGCCAGGCCGTTCGCCCAGGAGGAGGTCTCGCTGCTGGCGAGCCTCGCCGCGCACGCGGCAGTCGCGATCGACAACGCCAGGCTGCTGCAGGAGACGCGCAACGCCCTCGACGAGCTCTCCCACGCGCACCGGATCGCCAGGGAGCACAGCGACGCGGTGGAGCGGGCCGCGCTGGCCCACGACAGGATGACGGGGCTGGTGCTGCGCGGCGGCGGCATCGAGGACGTGGCGGCCGTGGTCACCGAGGTGCTCGGCGGCACGCTCGCCGTCCTCGACGAGACGGGACGGCCGCTGGTCGGCGAGGTGGAGGACGGCGTCCTCGACCAGGCGGTGCCCGGCCGCACGGTCAGGAGGGGCGACCTCATGATCAGCCAGAGCGCGCCGCTGTGCACGCTGGTCCTGCGGAGCGACGACGCCGACGAGCGCATCCTGGAGCGGGCCGCGCTGGTCTGCGCGCTGCTGCTGCTGTTCCGCAGGAGCGTCGCGGAGGCGGAGGGCAGGGTGCGCGGCGAGCTGCTCGACGACCTCATCTCCCGTGCCGCCGAGGACCCGCGCGGCCTCACCGACCGCGCCCGCAGGCTCGGCGTCGACCTGTCCGCCCCGCACCTGCTGGTCGTGGCCAGGCACGACGGCCAGCGCGAGCGCGCCGCGTTCTGGGCCTCGTCGCAGGCGGCGGTCGCCAGAGGGCTGGCGGCCGCGCGCGGCCAGGAGGTGGTGCTCCTGCTTCCCGGCACCGACCCCGGCGGCACCGCCCAGCGCGTGGCCACCGAGCTGACCGCCTCTCTCGGCTCCCCCGCGACGGCCGGCGCGGCCGGCCCGATCACCGAGCCCACGCACGTCCCCAGGGCCCACAGGGAGGCGCTGCGCTGCGCCGAGTCGCTGATCGCGCTCGGCCGGGCCGGCGACGGCGCCGGCGCCGCCGAGCTGGGCTTCGTCGGCCTGCTGATCGGCGAGGGACGCGACGTCCGCGCCTTCGTCTCGGCCACGCTCGGCCCCGTCATCGACTACGACGAGCGCAGGGGCACCGCCCTGCTCGGCACGCTCGCCGCCTACTTCGCCTCGGGCGGCTCCCCCTCGCGCACCGCCGAGGCCATGCACATCCACGTCAACACCGTCACCCAGCGCCTCGACAGGGTCGCCAGGCTGCTCGGCGACGGCTGGCAGGAGCCCGAGCGCGCCCTGGAGATCCAGCTCGCCCTGCGCCTGCGCCACATATCCGCGGCGGGGACTGTGGGGCCGACGCCCATATAA
- a CDS encoding MFS transporter, with protein MSIKKIVAASLIGTTIEWYDFFLYGSAAALVFNVLFFPDSDPLTGTLLAFLTYAVGFVARPLGGLVFGHFGDRLGRKTLLVISLLLMGVATFLIGCLPTHAAIGGAAPLLLTALRLVQGFALGGEWGGAVLIVSEHGDAGRRGFWASWPQAGAPGGNLLATGVLALLAAFQSDEAFLSWGWRVPFLLSGVLVMVGLWIRLSISESPVFQQAPPLEDKTPIVGVLRHHWRDVLVAIGARLAENISFYLITVFVITYGTTVVKLDRGTVLNAVLIGSAIHFLTIPLWGALSDRLGRRPVYLAGAAGIGVWIFAFFPLINTGGFLAITLAVTVGLLFHGMMYGPQAAFFSELFGTRMRYTGVSIGAQLSAIVAGALAPVIAVRLLQEFGSWVPIAGYLAIAAVLTLVAVYAARETQGRDLAEKVNA; from the coding sequence ATGAGCATCAAAAAGATCGTGGCCGCGAGCCTGATCGGCACCACCATCGAGTGGTACGACTTCTTCCTGTACGGCTCGGCGGCGGCCCTCGTCTTCAACGTCCTGTTCTTCCCCGACTCCGACCCGCTGACCGGCACGCTCCTCGCGTTCCTCACCTACGCCGTCGGCTTCGTCGCCCGCCCCCTCGGCGGCCTGGTCTTCGGCCACTTCGGCGACCGCCTCGGCCGCAAGACGCTGCTGGTCATCAGCCTGCTGCTGATGGGCGTCGCGACCTTCCTCATCGGCTGCCTGCCCACCCACGCGGCCATCGGCGGCGCGGCACCGCTGCTGCTGACCGCGCTCCGCCTGGTGCAGGGCTTCGCGCTGGGCGGCGAGTGGGGCGGCGCCGTCCTGATCGTCTCCGAGCACGGCGACGCCGGCAGGCGCGGGTTCTGGGCCTCGTGGCCGCAGGCCGGCGCGCCCGGCGGGAACCTGCTGGCCACGGGCGTGCTGGCGCTGCTGGCCGCCTTCCAGTCCGACGAGGCCTTCCTGTCGTGGGGCTGGCGTGTGCCGTTCCTGCTGTCGGGCGTGCTGGTGATGGTCGGCCTGTGGATCAGGCTCTCCATCAGCGAGTCGCCCGTCTTCCAGCAGGCTCCCCCGCTGGAGGACAAGACGCCGATCGTGGGTGTGCTCAGGCACCACTGGCGCGACGTCCTGGTCGCGATCGGCGCCCGCCTGGCCGAGAACATCTCCTTCTACCTGATCACCGTCTTCGTCATCACCTACGGCACGACCGTCGTCAAGCTGGACCGGGGGACCGTCCTGAACGCGGTCCTGATCGGCTCCGCGATCCACTTCCTGACGATCCCGCTCTGGGGCGCGCTCTCCGACCGCCTCGGCCGCCGCCCCGTCTATCTCGCGGGCGCCGCGGGGATCGGCGTGTGGATCTTCGCCTTCTTCCCGCTGATCAACACCGGCGGCTTCCTGGCGATCACCCTGGCCGTCACCGTCGGCCTGCTCTTCCACGGCATGATGTACGGCCCGCAGGCCGCATTCTTCTCCGAGCTGTTCGGCACGAGGATGCGCTACACGGGCGTCTCGATCGGCGCCCAGCTCTCGGCCATCGTGGCGGGCGCGCTCGCCCCGGTCATCGCCGTCAGGCTGCTGCAGGAGTTCGGCTCGTGGGTCCCGATCGCCGGCTACCTGGCCATCGCCGCCGTGCTCACCCTGGTGGCGGTCTACGCCGCCCGCGAGACCCAGGGCCGCGACCTCGCGGAGAAGGTCAACGCATGA
- a CDS encoding 3-hydroxybutyrate dehydrogenase, which yields MTEELTGRTALVTGAGSGIGRACAVRLAAAGARVLVVDRSGAAAERVAKEIGGVAVTADLSLDGFLGELPREPVDILVNNAGFQHVAPIEEFPPEIFATMLKVMLEAPFLLARHVLPGMYARGWGRVVNVSSVHGLRASPYKAAYVAAKHGLEGLSKVIALEGAAKGVTSTCVNPGYVRTELVERQIAAQAVSHGIPESEVVEQVMLQPAAVKRLIEPAEVAELVAYLCGPHGSFVTGVSLPVDGGWTAR from the coding sequence CCCTGGTGACGGGGGCGGGAAGCGGGATCGGCAGGGCGTGCGCCGTCAGGCTGGCCGCGGCGGGGGCCAGGGTGCTGGTCGTCGACAGGTCCGGCGCGGCGGCCGAGCGGGTGGCGAAGGAGATCGGAGGGGTCGCGGTCACCGCCGATCTCTCGCTCGACGGCTTCCTCGGCGAGCTTCCCCGCGAACCCGTCGACATCCTCGTGAACAACGCCGGATTCCAGCACGTCGCGCCGATCGAGGAGTTCCCTCCCGAGATCTTCGCCACCATGCTCAAGGTCATGCTGGAGGCCCCCTTCCTGCTGGCCAGGCACGTGCTGCCGGGCATGTACGCCAGAGGCTGGGGCCGCGTGGTCAATGTCTCCTCCGTCCACGGGCTGCGGGCCTCGCCGTACAAGGCGGCCTACGTCGCGGCCAAGCACGGCCTCGAGGGGCTGTCGAAGGTGATCGCGCTCGAAGGCGCGGCCAAGGGCGTGACCTCGACCTGCGTCAATCCCGGCTACGTCCGCACCGAGCTGGTCGAGAGGCAGATCGCGGCCCAAGCCGTCTCCCACGGCATACCCGAGAGCGAGGTCGTCGAGCAGGTGATGCTCCAGCCCGCCGCGGTGAAGCGGCTGATCGAGCCGGCGGAGGTCGCCGAGCTGGTCGCCTACCTGTGCGGCCCGCACGGCTCCTTCGTCACCGGCGTCTCCCTTCCCGTGGACGGTGGATGGACGGCTCGCTAG
- a CDS encoding alpha/beta fold hydrolase, with amino-acid sequence MKVTTSRLTQNVLEGPRAEGEPVLFVHGNVSSAAFWRDTLAAMPDDYRPLAADLRGFGESDPAPVDATRGLRDFSDDLVELVAAMELGPVHLVGWSMGGGVVMQVLRDHPALVRSLTLVNPVSPYGYSGTEGADGVLTHADGTGAGAGAANTDFVARLAKGDTSAESPTSPRSVFRTSYVAKPVADEDFYVASMLTTRVGDDNYPGDAVTSAAWPGVRPGTRGVLNALAPTHFRIDDLHTVEPRPPILWIRGADDVIVSDASPFDLAQLGLLGIVPGSPGTPAQPMVTQTRAALERYGDYREAVLAECGHSPHLEHPEEFRRLLVAHLQARR; translated from the coding sequence ATGAAGGTGACCACGTCGCGGCTCACGCAGAACGTGCTGGAGGGGCCGCGCGCCGAGGGCGAGCCCGTGTTGTTCGTCCACGGCAACGTCTCCTCCGCCGCCTTCTGGCGCGACACGCTCGCCGCCATGCCGGACGACTACCGCCCGCTCGCGGCCGACCTGCGCGGATTCGGCGAGAGCGACCCCGCCCCCGTGGACGCCACCCGCGGCCTGCGCGACTTCTCCGACGACCTGGTCGAGCTCGTGGCGGCCATGGAGCTCGGCCCCGTCCACCTGGTCGGCTGGAGCATGGGCGGCGGCGTCGTGATGCAGGTGCTGCGCGACCACCCGGCTCTGGTCCGCTCGCTCACGCTGGTCAACCCGGTCTCACCGTACGGCTACAGCGGCACCGAGGGCGCCGACGGCGTCCTCACCCACGCCGACGGCACCGGAGCCGGCGCGGGCGCCGCCAACACCGACTTCGTGGCCAGGCTCGCCAAGGGCGACACGTCGGCGGAGTCGCCCACCTCGCCGCGCAGCGTCTTCCGCACCTCCTACGTCGCCAAACCGGTCGCCGACGAGGACTTCTACGTCGCCTCGATGCTGACCACCAGGGTCGGCGACGACAACTACCCCGGTGACGCCGTCACCTCCGCGGCCTGGCCAGGTGTGCGCCCCGGCACGCGCGGCGTGCTCAACGCCCTGGCCCCGACCCACTTCCGCATCGACGACCTGCACACCGTCGAGCCCAGGCCGCCGATCCTGTGGATCAGGGGCGCCGACGACGTGATCGTCTCCGACGCCTCGCCGTTCGACCTGGCCCAGCTCGGCCTGCTCGGCATCGTGCCCGGCTCGCCGGGCACGCCGGCCCAGCCCATGGTCACCCAGACCAGGGCCGCGCTGGAGCGCTACGGCGACTACCGCGAGGCCGTGCTGGCGGAGTGCGGCCACAGCCCGCATCTCGAACACCCGGAGGAGTTCCGCCGGCTGCTGGTGGCGCACCTTCAGGCGCGCAGGTAG